GGGCCGGCGCCGCCTTCGTCGACGTGCTGCCGCGCCCGCCCCGGCCCACGACCCTGCCCCCCGGCACGATCTGGCGCGACGCGCCCCACGACAGCATCCCGCACGCCCATTGGTTGCCCAATACCGGCTTCGGCGCGCTGGCGCCGCAGACCGAGGCGTATTTTCGGAGCGGCCTCGCGGCGGCGACCGAGGGCCGGCTCGACACGCCCATCGTGCTGTTCTGCCAGCGGAATTGCTGGATGTCGTGGAACGCCGCGAAGCGCGCCCTGGCGCTGGGCTACCGCCACGTCCACTGGTACCCGGACGGCACCGACGGCTGGGGCGAGGCCGGCCTGCCCGTCGAGAGGCTGAGCCCGGCGGCGCCGTGACGCCCGGGCCCGCCCGTGGCATGCAGGCGGCGTCGAGAACCGGGAGCAGCATCATGAGCCACGAGCGCGTCGCCATCGTCACCGCCGGCGGCAGCGGCATGGGGGCCGCGGCCGCCCGCAAGCTGGCGGGGGAGGGGTTCCGGGTCGCGATCCTGTCCTCGTCGGGCAAGGGCGAGGCCCTGGCCGAAACCCTCGGCGGCTTCGGGG
This sequence is a window from Methylobacterium sp. SyP6R. Protein-coding genes within it:
- a CDS encoding PQQ-dependent catabolism-associated CXXCW motif protein, which gives rise to MRRPLAVLALMLSALVPAATVRRAAAAPPEPDGYRQEDFRSPTPATLRGAQTVTTPEAERLWRAGAAFVDVLPRPPRPTTLPPGTIWRDAPHDSIPHAHWLPNTGFGALAPQTEAYFRSGLAAATEGRLDTPIVLFCQRNCWMSWNAAKRALALGYRHVHWYPDGTDGWGEAGLPVERLSPAAP